In Edaphobacter dinghuensis, a genomic segment contains:
- a CDS encoding Gfo/Idh/MocA family protein, with protein MSKPTETLPALQVPETAELSRVDRREFIKTTSLAAGALAFGSPALLRGQNLNSKLNIACIGIGGKGRSDTDACAGENIVALCDVDSGSVAYETQTQKYPSAKFYKDFREMFDQMGDRVDAVTISTPDHMHAIAASMAMKRKKAVFCQKPLTQTIYEARYLRKMAHERKIVTQMGNQGSASDGLRRAVETIQDGLIGQVHEVHVWTNRPIWPQAMDRPAGEDPVPASLDWDMWIGPAPMRPYKGSREPKGRDGIYEPFNWRGWQDFGTGALGDMACHTVNVPFRALDLGYPTEIEAMPFGKMNKESYPVGSKIRFAFPKRKGHIPLEHPHLFHHDRKIEHDPVTLFWYDGGQPNPALRGGHDLTNKPPVELTADILALQGKIPDSGCLMIGDGGTVFSPDDYGTNFFIKLKGEEKFVNYLKHPAMAQYPERIPRNPHPGNLVQAHALEWITAIKENKPEMCYSRFDVGARLTEIMLLGCVSLRTGQKIEWDGPKMVAKNCPQAAPFIRRQDRSGWALS; from the coding sequence GTGTCGAAACCAACCGAAACATTGCCCGCTCTGCAAGTTCCTGAGACCGCCGAACTCTCGCGTGTCGATCGCCGTGAATTTATCAAAACCACTTCTCTGGCTGCCGGGGCGCTCGCGTTTGGCTCGCCTGCGCTTTTGCGCGGACAGAATCTGAACAGCAAGCTGAACATTGCCTGCATTGGAATCGGCGGGAAAGGCCGAAGCGATACAGATGCCTGCGCAGGCGAGAACATCGTCGCGTTGTGCGATGTGGATTCAGGCTCCGTGGCTTACGAGACGCAGACCCAAAAATATCCGAGCGCGAAGTTCTATAAGGATTTTCGGGAGATGTTCGATCAGATGGGCGACCGGGTCGATGCGGTGACGATTTCGACGCCGGACCACATGCATGCGATTGCAGCGTCGATGGCGATGAAGCGGAAGAAGGCGGTGTTCTGCCAGAAGCCGCTGACGCAGACGATCTATGAGGCACGCTATCTGCGGAAGATGGCGCACGAGAGAAAGATTGTTACGCAGATGGGCAATCAGGGCAGCGCCTCGGACGGTTTGCGCCGCGCGGTGGAGACGATTCAGGACGGGCTCATTGGACAGGTACATGAAGTCCACGTCTGGACGAACCGGCCGATCTGGCCGCAGGCGATGGACCGTCCAGCCGGAGAAGACCCGGTTCCTGCGAGCCTGGATTGGGACATGTGGATAGGGCCTGCTCCCATGCGGCCCTATAAGGGCAGCCGCGAACCAAAGGGGCGTGATGGAATTTATGAGCCGTTTAACTGGCGCGGCTGGCAGGATTTCGGCACCGGCGCACTGGGCGACATGGCCTGCCACACAGTCAATGTGCCGTTTCGCGCTTTAGATCTCGGTTACCCAACGGAGATTGAAGCGATGCCTTTCGGAAAGATGAACAAGGAATCGTATCCCGTCGGCTCCAAAATCCGCTTCGCTTTTCCCAAGCGTAAGGGCCACATTCCCCTCGAACATCCGCACCTGTTCCACCACGACAGAAAGATCGAGCACGATCCGGTGACTCTCTTCTGGTACGACGGTGGACAGCCTAACCCTGCGCTTCGTGGAGGCCATGACCTGACGAACAAGCCGCCGGTCGAGCTGACTGCCGACATCCTTGCGTTGCAGGGCAAGATTCCCGACAGCGGCTGTCTGATGATCGGCGACGGAGGCACAGTCTTTTCACCGGACGACTACGGGACGAATTTCTTCATCAAGCTGAAGGGCGAAGAGAAGTTCGTTAACTATCTCAAGCACCCGGCGATGGCGCAGTATCCGGAGCGGATTCCTCGCAACCCTCATCCGGGAAATCTGGTGCAGGCGCACGCGCTGGAGTGGATCACGGCGATCAAAGAAAACAAGCCGGAGATGTGCTACTCGCGCTTTGATGTCGGCGCGCGTCTGACGGAGATCATGCTGCTGGGCTGCGTGTCGTTGCGTACCGGCCAGAAGATCGAGTGGGACGGGCCGAAGATGGTTGCGAAAAATTGTCCGCAGGCGGCACCGTTTATACGGCGGCAAGACCGTTCCGGGTGGGCCCTTTCCTGA